The nucleotide sequence GACCAGAATTTAGTTGTCCATGAGACGGCGGACCGTGTGGCGATACCAGATTTTGTGGGTGCATACCAGGTGGTAGACCACCTCCCGCTGGTGAAGGTAAATGTGGCGATGGATGCGGCGAttggaattgttgttgttgttgtgatgaAGGTTGTGAGCTACTATTACTGCCCTGACTATCTTGTCCAGGTGTCGAACGAGATGACGCATCAATTGGGCTCTCCGGTGGCGGATATTTCAATCCGCCAGGTTCTTGGGTCCCATATGGCGAGCCTTTGACGAGATTCTCAGCATAGGGCGAGGGTTTCATTGGTCCTCCATCATTAGGTCCTTGTGGTGGTGGAGGATATTTTAATTCTTGTGGGGGTCCATACTTGACAGCCATTGGATCGCCATATTTCAGCATTAAACTTGACTCGAAAGCAGAACGAGCCAGTGGGTGTTGCACCTCGTGTTGATAATGAGGCTTTGGCATTGCAATTCCGGGTGGAGGCGTTGCACCAGGTGGTGCACCGTGTGAAGTTGGTGGCTGCGGATCTTGAGGTGCACCGCCACCATACTTAAGCCCTACATCGCTCGGTTGGTTAGGCGGACCCGTGTATTTTCCCTCAGCATTTGTCATGGGATAAATTCCTGATACTTTCATGTCAGGCATCTTCATCGGATCACCAGGGAAACCTTTTGGTGGTTGCTGATGTGCTGAGAGATCACCCGGATACTTGCCCTGCTGTTCCATGGCAAATTTCATATCATATTTACCTGCGGCAGCcgccgccgctgctgctgctgcggctgCTTGCATTTCTTGTACTGTTCCGTACTTCATGGCGTGCTCCAGTGGCGGTGGAGGGTACTTAATGTCTTGCATTGCAAACTTGCCACCCTCATATTTGATGCCAGCTGTCGCAGCAGACTCATTGTACTTCATATCCATATCACTAGGGTATTTGTGCGTTGGTGGCGGTCCACCTAATGGCATGCCCGTTGATGGCGGAGCGTTGTTGTCGTTACTGGGCATCGACTGTTGCAGCGGTGGCCCATACTTGATTTGTCCGTCCAAAATGTAACCTGGTGGTGGTTGTGGGCCCCCTGGTGGGagatgcatatgcatatgtggCGGTTGAGGAGGGACATCGGAGCCAGCAGTTGTTTCATTAACAGATGTAGCCATTGAAGTCGGCGGCATACCCGCGGCACTTTTGCATTCCTCATTTTTGATCTCTACTTTAACTTTTAGATCTTGCGGCTCGTTGCTGTTCTGATTGCAGGTGGCATCCAAGGAATCATCCAAAGGCTCCTTCTTGATGAAAACAGCGTTTTCTTGCATATTTGCGTTGGAGCTGTTCGGTGGTAATTGCTGCTGCAATGACTCTTGCTTCATATTAGCGATCTTCTTCATCATCTCCTGCTCCTTGGTCAAATCAGCGGTAACACTACCTTCAGATACATCCATTTTCTCTAATGGATCCTTACGTTCAGTTGACAAGTCCCCGCGTCCAATGGAAGCGTTTAGCGCCTCAACAGTTGCTATGGTAGGCACCTTCATTGGTGTTGGCGGAGCACTGACTATATTCAGGCCTCCATCATTTGTATTTGTTGCAGGATCTTTTGTGTCAACGCCAACTGAATCGCCTACAGGTGTTGCTATAGCCACTTGTCCGCTAACAGGTGCctgaatattcgtttcttcatcatcatttttgatAGTCTCTTTGGTGTCTTCACCAGGCTTTTCGGATTTCTCAATTATTTCCGCCTTCGAATCGCCATCTGTCGCAGCACTATCCTCTTTTCCACCTGAGCTATCTTTGCCCTCCTTCAACGACTGCTCTACTGTATCAGTCGTATTCGACTCAGCGTCATCCAACACCGAATCAGGCCGACTGTCAGAGTTCATACTCTCTTCCGCGGGACTATCGGGACGCTTACGCTTAGCACTGTCCTTACTAAGGCTGCCATCATCGGTGATATCGCCACTACCGCCACCACTGCCAGAACCTGCGCTACCGTCCACATCGGTACGCTTCTTCTTATTCGGCGTATCCTGCTTACCGCCCGCTTTACGCTTATTAGCCGCCACCGTCGTTGTCGTATTGTTTTCGGTTGCGTTTGCTCCTTTAGTTGGTGTCTTTGGACTATCTGCAGCCGACACTGTATCTGGAGTTTCAGTACCACGTTTGGGTCGTTTACCATTCGCCACCTGTTGTGTTGTTTGTTCCTTCGTATTATTattctgttgttgctgtttattGCGTGTCCTCATTCTAGATGGTGATTCATCCCTTTTGTTTGTCAGACTGGAATCGCTGTCGCACTCGCTGATGTCGTCCTCGGTTAGAGAACTGTTCTCCTCCTTGGAGACAACGGGCGACGAGCGAGTCGAATCTGCCGCCGCTGACGCCGTCGTCGCCGTTTGTGGTTCCGGTGTATCCTCCTTCTTCGGAGGTGTATTACTAGCGCGTGTGACACGATTGCGACGCAAGGCACTTTGCCGGCGTCGACGATGAGGTCGATTATTATTGGCACCCGGTGTCTTCTTCCACAAATAGTAAAATTCCACCAATTCCGGTGTCTCTTTGTGCGGTAGTAAATCTTTGTGTATTCGAAAGAAATTCTTTCCAAATTGCCGTAAGCCCTTAATGAATTTCTTTGTTTCGTCCTCTGCCCACTTTTTATCGATACCCTTGGAAACGGGACACTTAACGAGTGCTTGAAGGGCTTTACCTGGATCGTAACCAGAATCGTGTAACTGAAAGGAGAGAGAGAAGAAGATAAGAATATATTTAATAGCATAGCGGGCGGGATGTTAGATAAGTTAACTAAAGGAGGCTTATAAAGAGGTGGTTTGTAATAACTAAGCGGGCTTTCTCAACTCTCTATTCTCTGAAAGTTTCGGAAAATAAAAAGTAGAGGAGGTCAAATGGAGGAAGCGTGGCAAATGTTTAAGTTTTCTTAGTATTAAGATTTTATACCGGCCTTGATTGATTATTGTAGTATTGTGGTATCCCACTGAGCCCATCGGAAATTGTTCAGAAATACAGCgctgctaaaaaaaaattgttttcctgttctttttttttttaatttttttttatttaagagcGCCATGCAGGCTCTTCTGGGCTTTGGGAGTAATGGTTGGTAGTAGCAAATTTCAAATATCCTCGCTACTGGGAGCAGAGATAAATTACATGATATGACTCTTCTTGATAGGCAAGTGTGCGAGTTTCAGTAGTAGAATCAAACTCACTGCCTTCCACACTTATTAGAATGCTTGTGTGATCAGCGGCACATGCTCAGGTGTTCTAGATAGATATGAGCGGCTGTGGCCAATAAGGCGGCACACGTGGCGGCATGGCGGCGAAATGCCTACATTCTTGAATGCTTCATGATTTTAATTTCCATATAAATGTCCAGTTCCATTTTCTTAAGAAGCCATTACATTCGTTCATAGCGTGCACaactacaaattaaatttttagttattaaaatttgttcaattaACTTCCAAGGAAATTACATACTTGGCACATTTGCAGCCGAACATTTAGGTCAATTAATTGTATAGGCACGACTTTACATATCGTAGCtaattgtgtatgtacaatagggTGATCCCAATTGGGcgaaattttgatattaaaaaaatattccgaaATCTTTTTAACGCTTCATTCGTTTGGGTCATGCTCATGATTCCATTATAGAAGGTAAGGTAAGTAAGCAGTTGCTCTCTATATCCCAGAAGATGAATTAGAACTTCAAATAGAAGGCAGATATTTAAGGCTATTGTTGGTATAATCACGCGATCCATTCCTTTGAAAAATTATGCTTCGGTAAAGCAATCTTGAGGGATTGCGCTTCTATGGAGCTAAGCCCTAAGGACCATATTCGCTTCTTTTTCTTCATGACCATGGAACTAAGAGGAACCATAAGAGAAATCATGAGTCAATctgaacaacaataaacaaactATTCGTTATGATAAATGTAGCGTTCACGTGCAACGAGTGTATCCTAACATTAGAGCGACAGGTGGTACTCCCTAATGGAATCTGTGACTGCCGTATATACACCGCACCTGTTGCAAAAGAGTTAAAAGTTTTCATgctaatttttttggtaaatcttATAAACGAAAAAGAATGAATGTGTAAAAAGATAAAACGACTTAACTGTGTTAGCACAAGtgtgtatttttaatttgcttttttctacttataaagggtctttcaaaagtggcaCCTAGATTTCAGTAGCGAATAACTCCTAGACGGtatctttttttatgtcatctttgacatttgtcaagtagacagatataCAGTTTTATACGATAGAATAGCACTTAAAGTTTTTGAAACTTAGGAACAACATTTCgcgaaattcgtaattttttttgttggagataatcgtccgaatgagtgcTCAATTCAAaagttagtgaaaaaatttcaataaactggTTCtgccgaggatagaaaaagcacTGGCAGATCAAAAACTGGAAAGGGGAAAGTGAGCCAGCaaaataacatttaattttgggggaagttgaaagtttttcctggataaatttttacttgtacgatcttgcaagtgagaaaaacaactgatcgcaaagtaaaaataaacacgaattaaaattcacgaatcgaattaaagtcctaaatttaaataaaaatgttgattaaaACTGAGAAGGCAAGTAAATACATTTTAGataaaatgtataaagtttATTTGCAGACATATTACATAAACAGGAATCAGAAATAATATAGAGGTATGTagtgaaggagaacggtcgccaaacaaGTCGTGAATTGGCGTAAAAAATGAACTgagatcataaaacgattctcaatcaccttcattcaatgggatttatcaaaaaattgggagcctgggtgcctcacgagctcaacaaaAGCGCACAatgaaagtcgccttcaaattagttctcagcatctcgcccgccatcgagcgacacgcggtcataaaaagcgctttttgtaccgaatcgtcacgagagatgagaaatggtgcctatacagcCATATGAAGCAAAAAAGGGGTGGGTGACTCCAGgaaatacgccaaagccgagagtcgagccggatcttcatccaaagaagatcaggGCATGTGTTTAGTaagactgggagggcatggtgcactgggaaatgctcgaaaagaatgccatggTCAACAAGGAGTTCTACAAGCCAAGCTACACTGCGTGAATGCGGCTATTCGATTGAAaacacctgatcgacatggtcaaaccaaaCTTCTTCACGTACCGCCAGGCcctatgttgcacaagtcgtcaaagccacactctaagagctcgaatgggagataCTTTACCATCCGTCATATTCtacggaccttgcaccgaccaatTACCAACTTTTCCGCTTCCTGTCAAACCATACGAagagcgttaccttcgataataaAGATGGCCTTAAAAACTGaatcaacaacttctttgacaccagacaaGGCAATTTTTGGCGGAGCGGTATCAACAAGTTGGTCGAGAGGGGGGAAGAGCAACAGCCAAtatattgattaacttattgatataattattgttttttgtttaaataaaagtcttcggtaaaaacggtaagaacttattccccaacctaattcTTCTAAACCACAGCCTCCAGTCACCGTTACTGCAGATTCCGAAATGCAAATCGGAAGCATTGAaggtattttttgtgttttattcttgTACTTCTTGGCTATTAACTAATTTGccataatattttcatatagcTACATGCACACACGGAAACAAAGGAAAattatttgttgaattttttttaaaggggGCAGCTCCTTTCACACTTTTTCAACTCTtttccctcttttttttttttttttttttttttgctttataaattcatttacaatctaacgaaaagcttttaaatgttttaagcttaatggaaagtctaaaaagtctctataaagtcagtgaagtgTTGTGAAGAACGGAAACTTAatcccattttttttatattttttttttatatttttttttttttttttttattttaattttttttttttttcaagaaaatttttgtgtactcatttaagcatgaatattaatatgtaatttatttttaaataataaataccctAAGTTTACAgtgaaaccaaaaaattattgaaaaactcgTCTGGAGGAGCTGCCCTTTTaatttaaggggtaacaccactgtacacgcgtaaaataaacacgatttttaaagaatttttttgtacagaaaGAAAGGGAAaggaatcactctgatttgggaagttattacttatatactaaaatacaaaactacaaagtttgatcgaaaaattttacaaaatggcggcattggagacatttttgtaatgtggtttctcttgaaggagctccgcggcacgcagcacagagggtgcaaattttaatctggaacaaagaaacattttttttcttaatctagataaaaatagctagagaaacacggaggggatttaaaaaatatttatttttgtggaattagcaagcatttgaaggaaaaaactctattttggactaaaagaaacggcatttaaataattataacaatcgtttaaattaatctatcgaaaaacccctacgctcttctcttaagaaggttattatacagacgtagtgaaaaacctgattcaaactattaaaaattgtttgagttatgctgcgtgccaatttcagaaaacgtgttttgagaaaaacgcatttaaggtatggaaatttggagaagtcgttaggtagcaggcactaacgcttggttaaaagcttaaaatatttatgaaataaacttcggtaacgtataaaactttttgttctgtattttaatttatttagaaacaacatctaggcgcgtcatTTGAAAGACTCTTTATATTTCTAGTGAGCAAACCACCAAAAGCCCATTAAGAGTTCACACAATTGGTAATGTATGTTACTATGTGTGTACTTGTCATAttatgtacatgtatacatatacatatatacagggtccggcactcgaagtgtaatcaactTCAGACAACTCgcacagctgatgcacgggcagcagctgtctgttagttggctaaatgacagtccagagtattgtttacaagcgcgcggttccccgacgaagtgccaatcaaatggcgaaagaactgaacatATTTGACCGTAGcattcgccgcatactgaaaaatgaactctaagtcaagtcttacaagatccaaaaggggCAAGATCTCactccaaagcagcaacaagtcagttGAGAGAGccaaggagttgcttcgctggGCCAAAAGCGGTCAGTTTCCGAACATTATGTTTTCTGacaagacaatttttcaaattgagccattcgtaaactcccaaaacgataggatttAGTTGATcgaccattcatacgagaatttgaaccATCAATTGGCCACTTGGAGGCAGCAcccaccacaggtaatggtttggggtgcTGTTaccacagatgggcgctctctaatcgttttcatcgaaactggcgttaaggtaaatgtgaaatattaccgggaaagtattctggaggttgctctGAAGCCgggggcagacaaacatttcgctggcagaccatggacgtttcaataggactcggcaccgtctcacaaagctcgagtaagccaagaatggctaaaaacaacgttccgaacttcataacgtccacacaatggctctcaaatgcatcagacgcgaatccgatggattattctctttgggcctctttggagagcaaggtccgaactaaaagattcactagtctcgaggtgctgaaaaaagccattgtgcgcgagtgggtcaaaatacctgcaagtcaaaTTCGGTCacaaggtggtcatatcgagcaaaagtaaattaattcataattttatattattttcacgcattttgaataaaagtaaatttccaaactaaatgtatggccttttttattggttacacttcgagtgccggaccctgtacatatgcatgtaggtGTGGTACTTACAATATCCAAAGCGTTAATTGTTGTATCGTCACGACTAGCAGCTAAACAACCGTCTTCTAGTCCTCCATCACACATTCCTGAAAGTAAACAATAGTTTGTGAATAAAGCGTCAAtacatgtaattaaaaaaaataggaatAATAAAGCGGTTTCACACAATTTCTCACCTTGAAATGCAGCCATAGAACGCGCCGCACGCAAAAACATTAACAAATCCCCATCGGCCACAATGCCTGGACTCCATCTTGATTCTTCTAATTCGCGTTCGTCGCTCTCTTTGTCAACAGGGAAGCTTGAAATTGGATTATAATCGGGCAATTTTGCCTTTGGTGTCCATAAAACAATTTCACAATTAGTAAAACTTGTATGCATTGCAgggttatttaatattatacacTTTTCTATGTGATTACTTTTCGtggtttcattaaattttattattcatttatatatttgcatTAGTATTATCattactttatttatattatatttactgttGATTAACTGTTTCCatttattatctatttttaCTACGATTTTCTCATTTACatacacaacagcaacaaaatactCTACCATtacagcatttttaataataccATTCAATATGAATGTCTACACATAcaattgcatacatatatacatatatatgttatacatatgtagatgaaATGAATGACTGATGTTTGGAAGGATTGGGATTGGAATTGGGGTGAAAATCAAAACATATTATTAGAAACCCACTCGTTGCTAGTTTTGCTTTTGCTGCCAGCCAATACGCCAACAACAACGTCAACACAACGAACGGGTTAAGtgactttattattttactaattGTCAATTATTGTGAGCCAATTATGGGTGGAAATAATACTATGAtgctatgtatatgtattgtatgtaggATTTATATTGGTATTGAGCAAGTAATGCGATGTGGAACCAAAGATgtacgaatataaaaaattaaaattgcaaaaacaacaaaaaaattacaataaattacaCAGCTGCTGTCAGCTTACAAGCAATGCCTAGACAAATGCCGATTGCAAAGTCTTCGTTCGCTATTGATTAGCTACGGAAATACGCTCTGAACGTGTTGCTACTTGCGAGAGTAAGTatagtaaattaaaacaaaaacaaaaaaaattactcaattaTTTAGTTGTTTATTGAGCAAGTATCAAGCTCGTAATTTGTAAGCGTTTAGCGCGCATAAATGTTTTCGAATGATATGCAGATTAGAAAAAAGTACTATTTAATTCTTaactaagcaaataaatattgataaaaaattccTTTAATGACTCCGACACCGCTATTTGCAAATCAAAGCCTCGTGATTAGCTTGAGGAAGGTCGGTGGCGGCggttccaaaaaacaaaaaaaaaaaaagaaacaggcGAAAGGGAAAGACAACAGTCGATTCCGACCCacatttatatccgaccaaggactgtgcAGGATTTATGCAATGAACAAGCCGGATTTTACCCACGCCGTTCATGCGTCGATCACGTAAACACCCAAGAGTGATTGTTGAGGTGGAGTAGCGCTCTCCTCTACATCTATGCTTCATCGACTTCGAGAAGTCGTTCGACACTTTAAGGCATGCCGCAATCTGGAGTGTTCTCGCCTGCAAAAGAGGGCCCGGAAAAATAATCAGGATTGGTCCACGAGCGCTTGCTGCCGTGTTAGCCATGAAAATGCTTTGAGTGTCAGTATTGAAGTGCAAAACGGGGTCAGACAGGGCTGTGTGCTTTCGCCACTGTTATGCAATTTAGTCTTGAACCAAGTTATGCAGCAAACTTGCGCGGAGAATAGGGGCATAGACTGGGGATGGAACGGACATCTAGAAGACCTGGACTACGCGAATGATATATGCCTGATGGAGCACCAACACTCGCATATATCTTCAAAGTTGCATGCAGTCAGCGCTTTTGCAGCTCAAACAgggtaaaaaaacaacattgccaaaacaaaatttatttatttaaacaccAACGAAACGTGCACCACCttagaagaaataaatgaaatatgctACCTCGGCAGCATTATCACAAAAAATAGCGGATCAGCAGTAGATATTCGCAACCGAAAAATCACTTCAGTAGGGAGTCAAAACAATCGTTATCTGAGTGAACAGCAACTGGTGAATCTCGTTCAAAACGCCAGAAAGTGCAACAATTGGCTGGAAAGGTTATGGGATTGGTATTTTGGAATGTGGATGGCgtaatattcatcgactatcttgAGAAGCGAAATACCATCAACAAAGACTATTATACaggatccggcactcgaagtgatGTACGGGCATCAACTGTCTGTTAATTGACTAGAAGGCAGTCCAAagaattgtttacaagcgcgcagaAGCATTtggccgagagtaaacgcgaaaaaagaaaatcagtaatggatttcaagcgtaatagtgtgattgcattataattggctggaaaatcacaaccaacgaTTGcttgtgagctcgagcaccttaaaataaatacaatttttgtttatcgcaccattactagTTAAAATGATGCTGGTAGCATCGCCAAACGTCATGAAGtaggtcatcaaaagactgcaatgtcacgtgaaatggttcaaaaagtgaagaagcgaattgagcgaaatccccgacgaagtgccaatcaaatggcgaaagaactgaaaatatttcaccgtagcatccgccgcatactgaaaaatcacCTCAAAGTCaggccttacaagatccaaaaggcgcaagatctcacaccaaagcagcaacaagagagcgaaggagttacttcgcttggccgaaagcgatcaatttccaaacattgtgttttctgacaagacaatttttcaaattgagcaattcgtaaactctctAAATGATAGGGTTTCTTTGATCGACCGTtcttacgagaatttgagtcatcgattggccaccaggaggtagTACCCGtcacaagtaatggtttgggacgctataaccgcagatgggtgctctccaatcgttttcatccaGCCTGACGTCAAGATAAATGCAAAATGTTATCGTAAAAGTGATCTGGAGATTGCTTTAAATccatgggcagacaaacatttcagtggcagaccatggacgtttcaacaggactcggcaccgtttcACAAAGCTCAAGTAAACCaataatggctaaaaaacatcgTTCCGATCTTCATAACGTCCATAAAATGGCTCTGACATTCACCAGATACGAAGGCGATGGATTATTccttttgggccattttggaaagcaaggtccgaactataagattcaccagtttcgaggcgagtggaccaaaatacctgcaagtctcattcgggcagcttgcgattcgtttctggagcgactcaaggccatagtcaaggcaaaaggtggtggtcatatcgagcaaatgtaaattgattcttaattttctattattttcacacattttttactttgagttgaataaaaataaatttccaaactaaatttatggcctttttaattggttacacttcaagtaCCGGACCCTGTATGGCGTTATTGGAGCGTTTGAAGGCCGACATTGCAAAGAAACGTCCgcatatggcaaaaaaaaatttccatcaggacaacacacagtgtcacaagtcaatcaaaacaatggccggtaagaaatttcgcttgaatgaagaggttatcgctgaaagtGAGGCCTATTTTAAGGAAAAAGGTAAATCCTTCTACAAAAGTTGtttttgaaatgttagagcggcactGAAATTATTACGTTGTTTTTTATGGGAACTACGttaatgaataaagctaattttgaacaaaaacaaacaacgaaACAAATCTGCTGCAATTCTAAATTTAATCATCTAATCAATTAGTCCATTTTCCACATTCGACTAATTCGCTAAGCTTCTGTATAAATGCACATACAAATAACTGGCACGGCGCAAAACTAGCCGacaattaaatttcaattaacgCATATTTGTCGTGAACTAGGTATTTGCATATCCTATTAAttgcaaatcaatttttttttttaaatacaaaaccaCCTTAATGCGATTATACGATTAGTGCTAATTACATAGGCATAATCACGAGAAATTACCAAGTtaattataacaataaaaattaaatcatgaAATAAAGACcgcaaaacaataaaataacgaaacaacaaaattatagtaAACTCGACAGACATCAAGTACTCATACACGGAAAAATACTTTTGCCTCCACTAtatatacagatacatatatacatcgATATGTATTATactgttatatgtacatacatacgaacaagTAACGCTACAACAACTTGTCAGCCATGTCAACAGACAACCAGCAAATTAAAATGAGAATTATTACATCGCGCAATGGCTCTACCCAACGCAaagtagcaacaacaatttacaaaaaacaaaaaaaaaaacacttttcctTCAGAGAACCAAAATAGCACatacaaagagaaaaaaaattaaatattaaaaaacaaaaaatcatgactagtgcaaataaattttggtacGATTATGATTACTATTGGTttcgatttgatttgatttggtttgatgaaaattttgaatttgaaaaatagaCTTGTTACCGTGAGATTTTCGTGagttatgtacgtacatagacATCGTTTACCTGGTGGCCGGGACCCACTCGAATTTCTCCCTGAGTGGAGGCCGCCATTACCCTTTAAAGACACGCTTCCGGTCCAGTGTTAAGCTTTTTATTGCCCTCTATGATGAAAATATGCAAACTGTAAAAGagagaaagaaaacaaaatgcagaaacagcattagtcaaaataaagatgatATTTAcatggtacatacatacatacatgcatacatacatgcatacatacatacatacatgcatacatacatacatacatacatatgtacatacatatattacataaatgcaTCGGGTGTTTtcttttagctgcatgaaaacTATCAATaacgataactatggtttgacagctgagaatgacaaactgtgttggcatttctgttcagagaggtttggcaagtcatca is from Anastrepha ludens isolate Willacy chromosome 4, idAnaLude1.1, whole genome shotgun sequence and encodes:
- the LOC128860023 gene encoding arginine-glutamic acid dipeptide repeats protein isoform X5 encodes the protein MAASTQGEIRVGPGHQVNDVYAKLPDYNPISSFPVDKESDERELEESRWSPGIVADGDLLMFLRAARSMAAFQGMCDGGLEDGCLAASRDDTTINALDILHDSGYDPGKALQALVKCPVSKGIDKKWAEDETKKFIKGLRQFGKNFFRIHKDLLPHKETPELVEFYYLWKKTPGANNNRPHRRRRQSALRRNRVTRASNTPPKKEDTPEPQTATTASAAADSTRSSPVVSKEENSSLTEDDISECDSDSSLTNKRDESPSRMRTRNKQQQQNNNTKEQTTQQVANGKRPKRGTETPDTVSAADSPKTPTKGANATENNTTTTVAANKRKAGGKQDTPNKKKRTDVDGSAGSGSGGGSGDITDDGSLSKDSAKRKRPDSPAEESMNSDSRPDSVLDDAESNTTDTVEQSLKEGKDSSGGKEDSAATDGDSKAEIIEKSEKPGEDTKETIKNDDEETNIQAPVSGQVAIATPVGDSVGVDTKDPATNTNDGGLNIVSAPPTPMKVPTIATVEALNASIGRGDLSTERKDPLEKMDVSEGSVTADLTKEQEMMKKIANMKQESLQQQLPPNSSNANMQENAVFIKKEPLDDSLDATCNQNSNEPQDLKVKVEIKNEECKSAAGMPPTSMATSVNETTAGSDVPPQPPHMHMHLPPGGPQPPPGYILDGQIKYGPPLQQSMPSNDNNAPPSTGMPLGGPPPTHKYPSDMDMKYNESAATAGIKYEGGKFAMQDIKYPPPPLEHAMKYGTVQEMQAAAAAAAAAAAAGKYDMKFAMEQQGKYPGDLSAHQQPPKGFPGDPMKMPDMKVSGIYPMTNAEGKYTGPPNQPSDVGLKYGGGAPQDPQPPTSHGAPPGATPPPGIAMPKPHYQHEVQHPLARSAFESSLMLKYGDPMAVKYGPPQELKYPPPPQGPNDGGPMKPSPYAENLVKGSPYGTQEPGGLKYPPPESPIDASSRSTPGQDSQGSNSSSQPSSQQQQQFQSPHPSPHLPSPAGGGLPPGMHPQNLVSPHGPPSHGQLNSGLPPGSSGPPQPSSLHHPHLTPPPNNSQQLQGHSQSSIASSMPPTSVGAPPPLSTVAPSGLHPQHIPPSHLQQLHRQHPDMSSGIHPHAPIPLALQGHDPRGGPPLPTHQIPPQQQQSSTVRTPSPAQQPQPRNLHEERIGPNSGPPSGQSREPPTSQASMLPQQSPHAHRSSPLSGMPGNPPPGLIGHPMPIHPHLAHLPPGHPAHAAVAGVGHPGHQILSHTMAGLGPGGGPIALLAGPPSLTGMPESALSRRTPPSHIAQPHSSSAPPHSSVAVSLASTTTSASSAPSTNTVPSSAFSRASPSVQGPNSNIGGPQSVGGPGSGGTPGSSSAHRSASPASSVGSLSRQSPLHPVPQSPLSHHPSSSALTAAAVAVAERDRHALLRQQSPHMTPPPVSSASTLMASPLSKMYCPQPNQRVLGTSPPPHLRPGASPPVIRHPQMPLPLPLIPPGAGIPQIGVHPGQSPYPHPLLHPSMFYSPHHHNPFNYGYGPYGPGFPAAYMKPPQPGGPLDPASVLGAHHPGLPGPPPTRPDDPAMAAAAAAAAEKQAVVAHQLKQQQQQHQQHQQQQAAAQAQAQAQAQAQAQAQAQAQAQAQAQAQAQAQNKPPTPKTPQGNNSGGGPPGSSHSTPTGLPPAGYPGSHLGGYPPPPHSSPFQDGQQMGLKPTTHMDALRAHAHSANLGAPHHPTEPLPIDIEPDPEPEIPSPTQNLPRGPSPEAKPDDTECHRSQSAIFVRHIDRGDYNSCTRTDLIFKPVADSKLARKREERDRKLAEKERERRQQQQQQQQQQQQQAVAAQQAAQQAKLKAELKPPYADTPALRQLSEYARPHVAFRWVELEEIKNAQVAAASQSRLDPHWMEYYRRGMHPSQFPLYANPAAISQMERERLGIPPPHHVGLDPGEHMIRLTREYHAHSHTHLHLPLPSQPQPPEAGFQLPPNVGQYPRPSMLMPREPDVLLRMSYADQLQYLQAAEFQRQSLHEQYFRQRPR